TGTGATTTTCATCAATAAAATACTATTATCCAGCGCCGATGGATCATTTGAGCCTGACACCACAGAACCCAATACAATCAAATCATCTCCAGAAAGCAACACATCTGCACCACTTGTTTCCTTGAATTCAGGCACATAGCTCGGATTGGATGAAGCTCTTTCGTCAAAATATCTATATACAAGCGAGTTTTCTATTGTAAAACCTGTGGAACTAAGACTCAAATCAACAAGAAAAAGGTGATCCACTGGAATCTGATCCAAATCATCATCTTCTCTATCGTATGTAGAGGTTCCTATAATATAAAGTCTATTGTTTATATCATCATAATACATTTTGGAAGGAATATCCACAGTATTAGTAGTGTCATCATTGTTGATAACCCCTTCCCACAATCTATTGCCGGCAGTATCGGTTCTCACTAAATAATAATCAGAATTATCTACATCTGAACGCGAGCCTAATATCAAAAAACCATCACCCAAGTCCAGCAGGTCTATTGCCTTTTCCTCAGACTCTGAGCCGTAGTATTTAATGAAAATCTCTGACTGATCTAGACTATTAGGGTCTTCGCTCATACAGCCAAAGAGCCATATAATGCATAAAAAACAAAGAAGAGGTAAATGGAATCTTCTATTCATCAGTTTTGTTTTTCTTCTTACTAAATTTCTTTTCTAACTTTTTATTAGAGTACTTCTTAGGTTTATAAATAGACATAATATAACCAAATGAAGCGCTCAAATTATTGACTATCTTATCATCATCAACATGAGCCATGTCAAATAGAAGCCTTTCATTGTTATATCTATATTTAGTTCTAACCGTATTTGCTCCTGCCATATTGTACCTTATTTCAAATAGCAGAAAATTCGTTTTGGCCTTAAGTTTAACACCAGCACCCGCAAAGTATGCCCAATTCCATTCTTTACGCATTTGATTATCCAACAAGGAAAGACTAGTCAGTTGTCTGGTAGCTGTACCTGCTCTACTACCTGAAATAGAACTATCAAAAAGGTAATCTATAGAAAGACCAAGTGTAACATATGGAATAAGATTGCCTATTGGATAGCCATATCTTACCATAACCGGCACCTTGAATTGACTTTGCGTTTCTGTGAGTGACACCACAAAATTTGTAGACTCAGGATAAAGATCAGTCAATGAGGTTATGCTGTTGTACCCAACATCGTACTTTGTTTGAGACCAACCTAACCCTCCCAAAACTTCTAGATTATCAATTATTGTATATTCAAATGTAAGTTCTGCTTGAAATCCAAGTCCGGCCTTAAACTCTTTGGTGACTTCATCAAGATTTGAATAAGAGCCAAACTCCCCAATCGAACGAATGAAGGTCTGATTCACACCAACCTTTGCCCCTATTCTAAAAATCGGTTCCGAACGATATTTATCAAACAAATACTTTAATTCAATGGGGTCATCCGGACTAAGCGGATGTTCAGGATCAGCAGTCAATAAATTAATAACTGCATCCTCTGCCTCCGGACCATTATCATTGAAAAGGTGAACCAAAGCCAATAGTCTGTACGCTCTAATTTTTTCTTCTTTCGAAAAACCTCCTTTGTTAAAGCATTTAACTTTTTTTCCGTTTAGTAGTTCAGGTATTCCACTCAGACTACCTGCATCAAACATATCCTCCGCCTGATTTAGCTTCTGAGTACAATTCAGTTCGCGCTGTTGAGCCAGAAGCCCTTGATTACTCCAAAAAAGTAAAATTCCAAAAAAGAAAACTGCCGATGTTAATCTCATCTTGATCATTGATTATCCTCTCGTTTAGGTTTGCCTTCACAGGTTTCTTCATAGTCAATGCCTGCTCCTACATAAGCCCTCCATGAATTATCGCTTAGATTGTGAGCAACTTTCGGATCGCCGCAAATCTTCTCTGCCATTTCATCAGGACGCGTTGGCCAATATCTAATGATACCATCACCAGCACCGGTCATCAAAGTTTTTCCATCAGGAGAGAATGCAGCAGACCACACCCATTTCTTGCTTCCTCTACCTGTCCCATGATCATCCAAGATCAAAGGTAGATCATTA
The sequence above is drawn from the Reichenbachiella sp. genome and encodes:
- a CDS encoding porin family protein, translated to MRLTSAVFFFGILLFWSNQGLLAQQRELNCTQKLNQAEDMFDAGSLSGIPELLNGKKVKCFNKGGFSKEEKIRAYRLLALVHLFNDNGPEAEDAVINLLTADPEHPLSPDDPIELKYLFDKYRSEPIFRIGAKVGVNQTFIRSIGEFGSYSNLDEVTKEFKAGLGFQAELTFEYTIIDNLEVLGGLGWSQTKYDVGYNSITSLTDLYPESTNFVVSLTETQSQFKVPVMVRYGYPIGNLIPYVTLGLSIDYLFDSSISGSRAGTATRQLTSLSLLDNQMRKEWNWAYFAGAGVKLKAKTNFLLFEIRYNMAGANTVRTKYRYNNERLLFDMAHVDDDKIVNNLSASFGYIMSIYKPKKYSNKKLEKKFSKKKNKTDE